The genomic region TCGAGGAGGTCGGCCTGGACGCCACCGAGTGGCACGTGCTGGTCGACGTGGCCGCCTCGCCGGGCTTCACCGACGAGGTCGTGCGGGTGTTCCTCGCCCGCGGGCTGACCGAGGTGGACCGCGACGTGCAGGGCGACGAGGAGGCGGACCTGGAGGTCCACCGCTTCGGGCTCGACGAGGCCGTGCGGATGGTGCTGGCCGGCGACATCGTGAACGCCTCGTCCGTGGCCGGCCTGCTGGCCGCCCGCGAGGTCTTGGAGGGCCGGGCCGAGCCGCGTCCCGCCGACGCCCCGTTCCGCGACAAGCCGACCCGGTTCCCGGCGCGCAAGAAGTAAGGTCTGTTCCGTGAAGACGCTGAGGGGCGCCCTGTGGAGGTTGCGGGCGCCCCTCAGCGTGCTCGCGTTGGGTGGCGCGGGTGCCGTGGTGCTGCTGTTCGCCGACCCGAACCAGCCGGACAACCTGCTGCCGAAATGCCCCTTCAAGTGGCTCACCGGGCTGGACTGCCCCGGTTGCGGCATGACGCGCATGGCACACGCACTGCTGCACGGTGATGTCGTGGCGGCGTGGAACTTCAACGCCGCCATGCTCGTCGTCGGGGTGCCGTTCTTCGTGTGGCTGTTCGCGCGGTGGATCCGTGCGTCGTGGACGGGCCAGCCCCGGCAGATCCCGAAACTGGTGCCGGGGCTGGTGATCGCCTTCGCGCTCGTGTGGGGGGTCGGCCGCAACCTGGCGGGCATCTGACCCCTGTTCTTCAGCGTCTGCAAGTACCACCGACTTGAGGTTGGTGGTACTTGCAGACGCCGTCAGGACAACGTGGTCAGCCGCGCAGCGGGCGGCCTTCCGAGTCCGTGCCGCCGTTGACCAGGATGATGATCCCGTCGACCAGCGCCCAGATCCCGCACCCGCCGCAGGTCAGCAGCTGCGCGACCGCGATGCCCGTGTCGCCCATGTAGAAGCGGCCCACGCCGAACTGGCCGAGGAACAGCTGCAGCACACCCGCGGCGATCTTCGACTTGTCCGAGTACGGGACGCCGGTGACCGGGTCGTAGCCGTAGGGGGCACCGGGAACGCCGGTGTAGCCCATGCCGGGAAGCGGCGGCTGCGCGTACTGCGGCTGCGCGTACTGCTGCGGCTGAGGGCCGGTGTACTGCTGCTGCGGCGGTGCATAGGGCTGCGTCGGCATGGGCGGCGGCACGGCGGCGAACGGCACCGAAGGCGGCGCGAGGAACGGCGGGTGCGGCTGCGGCAGGTCGCGGAAGAGCTCGGCGAGCTCGCTGTACGACTGGGCGTTCGAGGCGCGGTTGACCCTGTCCTGGTACTCGGAGATGTCGAGCCGCGCGAGCGCGAAGTGGTCGTTGAGCGCGGTGATCGCCTCTTCGCGCTGCTGGTTGCCGATGCGCTGTTGCTCTGGCCCGAAAGGTTGTGACACGGCTGCGCACGTTATCCGATGCAGGAGATCGATTCGCGGAATACGCTGCGACGATGCTGGTCGGTGTCCCAAAGGAGATCAAGAACCACGAGTACCGGGTGGCCATCACGCCCGCCGGGGTGGTCGAGCTGGTCCGCCGCGGGCACGAGGTCCTCGTCGAGCGCGACGCGGGTGCCGGGTCGTCGTTCCCCGACCACGAGCTCACGGCGGCCGGCGCGCGGATCGCGGCCACCGCGGACGAGGTGTGGGCCCAGGCCGACCTGGTGCTGAAGGTCAAGGAACCGGTCGAGCCCGAGTACCACCGGATGCGCCGCGACCAGGTGCTCTTCACCTACCTGCACCTCGCCGCCTCGCCGGCGTGCACCAGGGCGATCGCCGACGCCGGGATCACCGCCGTCGCCTACGAGACGGTGCAGCTGCCGGACGGGTCGTTGCCGTTGCTGGCGCCGATGAGCGAGATCGCGGGGCGGATGGCGGCCCAGGTCGGCGCCCACTGCCTGGAACGCGCGCAGGGTGGCCGGGGCGTGCTGCTCGGGGGCGCTCCCGGTGTCGCGGCGGGCAAGGTCGCGGTGATCGGCGCGGGTGTGGCCGGCATGAACGCGGCGACGATGGCGGTCGGCATGCAGGCCGAGGTCGTGGTGCTGGACAACAACGTCAACCGGTTGCGGCAGATCGACTTCACCTACCGCGGGCACCTGCAGACGATCGCCTCCAACGCCTACGAGGTCGAGAAGGCCTGCCGCTGGGCCGACCTGGTGATCGGCGCGGTGCTCGTGCCCGGTGCCCGCGCGCCGAAGCTCGTGAGCAACGAACTGGTGTCCCGGATGCGTTCCGGGAGCGTGCTGGTGGACATCGCGATCGATCAAGGCGGCTGTTTCGAGGACTCGCGGCCGACGACACACGACGACCCGACCTACCGCGTGCACGACTCCGTGTTCTACTGCGTCGCGAACATGCCGGGTGCTGTGCCGAACACGTCGACCTACGCGCTGACGAACGTGACACTGCCGTACGTGATCGCGTTGGCGGACAAGGGTTTTGAGCGTGCGGTGGCGGAGGACCCGGCGTTGGCCAAGGGCGTCAACGCGCGCAGGGGAGAGATCGTGCTGGAAGGACTGGCGTGGTAGCAGAGCTGGTGGCGAGCTATCTCGACCACCTCGCCGTGGAACGCGGCACCGCACGCAACACGCTGGACTCCTACACACGCGACCTGCGCCGGTACACCGAGCACCTGGAGTCGCTCGGGATCACGGATCTGGCCGCGGTGACCGAGTTGCAGGTCAGCGAGTTCCTGGCGGCGCTGCGCGAGAGCGGTTTGGCCGCTTCGTCCGCGGCGCGCACATTGGTTGCGGTGCGCGGACTTCATCGATTCGCACACCGTGAAGGCGTGGTGCCCCATGACGTCGCACGGGCCGTGCACCCGCCACAGCCGCCGAAGAGGCTGCCGAAAGCCTTGCCGGTCAACGATGTGCTGATGTTGCTCGACACCGTGGGGAACCTCAGGGACAAGGCGCTGCTGGAACTGCTGTACTCCACGGGAGCGCGAATCTCCGAGGTCGTCGGGCTCGACGTGGACGACATCGACGCGGCCGAGCGGACCGTGCTGCTCGACGGCAAGGGCGGCAAGCAGCGGCTGGTTCCGGTGGGGCGTCCGGCGTTGGCGGCGGTCGACGCGTACCTGGTTCGGGCGCGTCCCGCGTTGGCGGCCAAGGGACGTGGCACGCCCGCGTTGTTCTTGAACGCGCGCGGCGGACGGCTCTCCCGGCAGAGCGCGTGGACCGTCTTGAAGACCGCCGCGGAGGAGGCCGGCATCACCGCCGCGGTGTCCCCTCACACGTTGCGGCATTCGTTCGCCACCCATCTGCTCGAAGGGGGTGCTGACGTTCGGGTGGTGCAAGAACTTCTCGGGCACGCATCGGTTACGACCACTCAGGTGTACACACTGGTAACCGTTACGACTTTGAGGGAGGTCTACGCAACTGCACACCCTCGGGCCACTGGAACATGAGGCTTCCACGGGTACGGTGGGCAGGTGCCGAACTTGGACGAGCCGTCCCCACAGGCCATTGACCTAGCCGCTGTGCTGCACGCGCTGAGCGACCCGACGAGGCTCGCGGTCGTTCGCCAGATCCAGTCGAGCGGGGAGAGGCTGTGCGGGGCCTTCGAGGTCGACGTCGCCAAATCGACCCTGTCACAGCACCTGCGCGTGCTGCGGGAAGCGGGCATCACCCGGACCCGCTGCCGCGGCAACCAGCGCTGGGTGTCGCTGCGCCGCGATGACCTGGACCTTCTCTTCCCGGGTCTGCTCGACGTGGTGCTGACAGCCGCGGACCGCCGCACACGTTCGGATGTTCCGGCCTAACTGAGTCTTGACAACACACGGCGAGGCGCGTTGCCGCTCGCACGGGTGCGGCCTAGGCTGCGCCCCGAGAGACGACTACGACCAGTGAGGGACCGCCAGCCATGTCGACACCGGAGCACGCTTTCGCGCCCCGTGCCGATCTGAGCCTGGCTCCGCACGCCGCGCCGGTGGACGACGTCGCCCAGGAACCGGTCGACGGCATCGGCCCGACCGGTCGCACGCGTCGCCACATCGCCGACCCGCCGCCGCTGCTGCACCACGGCCCGGCGAAGATCCTCGCGGTGTGCAACCAGAAGGGCGGCGTCGGCAAGACGACGACGACCATCAACCTGGGCGCGGCGCTGGCCGAGTACGGCAGACGGGTGCTGCTCGTCGACTTCGACCCGCAGGGCGCGCTGTCGGTGGGTCTCGGCGTGCACCCGCACCAGCTGGAAACCACGATCTACAACGTCATCATGGAGAACGACACCGCCGTTCCCGACGTCATCCGCAAGACCATGGTCGACGACATGGACCTGCTGCCGAGCAACATCGACCTGTCCGCGGCCGAGATCCAGCTCGTCTCCGAGGTGGGCCGCGAACACACGCTCGTGCGCACGTTACGCCCCGTCATCGACTACTACGACTACGTGCTGGTCGACTGCCAGCCCTCGCTCGGCCTGCTCACGGTGAACGCCCTCGCGGCCGCGGACGGTGTGCTGATCCCGCTGGAGTGCGAGTTCTTCTCGCTGCGCGGGGTGGCGCTGCTCATCGACACCATCGAGAAGGTCAAGGAACGGTTGAACCCCAAGCTCACCATCACCGGCATCCTCGCCACGATGTACGACCCCCGCACCCTGCACTCGCGCGAGGTCATGGCGCGCGTCGTGGAGGCGTTCGGCGACATCGTGTTCGACTCGGTCATCAACCGCACGGTGCGCTTCCCGGAGACCACCGTGGCCGGTGAGCCGATCACCCGGTGGGCCCCGCGTTCCTCCGGTGCCAACGCCTACCGCGCGCTGGCCCGCGAGGTGATCGCCCGGTGACCCGTCGCCCCTCCTTGCCGGGCGCGGCCGAGCTGTTCCGGTTGACCGCCGCGCCCGCGTCCGCTCCTGCTCCGGTTCCGGCTCCGGAAGGGGTGTCGTCCGCCGAGTCCGCACCGCGGCCCCGGCGTGGCACCGGCCGCACCAAGCACACCACGAAGATCACGGTCTACGTGTCCGACGAGGAGCTGCTCGCCCTGGAACAGGCGCGGCTGTCGTTGCGCGCGTCGCACTCGCTGGCCGTCGACCGCGGCCGGGTGGTGCGCGAGGCGATCGCGATCGTGCTGGACGACCTGGAGGCGCACGGTGACGCGTCGTTGCTGGTACGCAGGTTGCGCGAGCAGTGACCGAGGGAACACCTGTCGCTGAGGTCGTGGACGACGGCAAGTTCAAGGTCCGCCTGACGAACTTCGAGGGCCCGTTCGACCTCCTGCTCCAACTCATCTCCCAGCACACCCTCGACGTGACCGAGGTGGCGCTGCACCAGGTCACCGACGACTTCATCGCGCACATCCGCGCGATGGGCTCGAACTGGGACCTCGACGAGACCACCGAGTTCCTGGTCATCGCCGCGACGCTGCTGGACCTGAAGGCGGCACGGCTGCTGCCCTCCGGCGACGTCGAGGACGAGGACGACCTGGCCCTGCTGGAGGCGCGCGACCTGCTGTTCGCGCGACTGCTGCAGTACCGGGCCTACAAGCAGGTCGCGGCGCTGTTCGCCGAGCTCGAACAGGGCGCCTTCCGCCGCTACCCGCGCTCGGTGTCGCTGGAACCGCGCTTCGAGGGCCTGCTGCCCGAGGTGATGCTCGGCGTCACCCCCGACAGGTTCGCCCTGATCGCCGCGGCCGCCTTCCGCCCCAAGCCGAAGCGCACCCTGTCGACCGCGCACGTCCACCAGCACCGCGTCTCGATCCGGGAGACGGCCGACGAGCTGCGGGCGTTGCTGATCGAGCGCGGCACGGCGTCGTTCACGGAGATCGTCGCCGACTGCACCGAGACGATGCAGGTGGTCGCCCGCTTCCTGGCGCTGCTGGAGCTGTACCGGGAGAAGTCGCTCGCCTTCGAGCAGGAGGACCCGCTCGGACCGCTGCAGGTGACGTGGGTGGGCGGCACGTTGGAGGAAGCGCAGGCCGCCGCACCGGCAGGCGACGAGGACGAGGACTACGCATGAGCGACCCAGTGGTCGGACCGGACGCGGCGGAGGTCGAGAGGCCGGGGCCGGCGTTCGACGGAGACGGGGCGGACGAGTCCGTCGAGGGTGGTGGCCAGGCAGCCGCGGACTACGACGCGGCGGCTGCGGCACTGGCCGCGAAGTGGGGAGCCGCGCCCGCCAAGGCTGCGTCGGGCGTTGCGCCTGCCGAGCCCGCCGAGTCGACGCCGAGTGCTGCCGAGCCCGAGGCCGCGGCGGTCCCCCCGGTTTCCAGTCCATCGGCCGGCACCGACGAAAACGGCACGTCAGAGGCCGCCCCTGTGGACGACTCCGCCGCCGAGCCCGAGCCGGAGCCCGCCGCCGAGCCCGCCGCTGAGCCCGATGTG from Lentzea guizhouensis harbors:
- a CDS encoding NUDIX domain-containing protein; translation: MTRHDFRTVASEDLHVGRILALRVDEVEMPGGGTAKREIVEHTGAVAVVAVSDSGEVTLVHQYRHALGRHLWELPAGLLDHDGEPPVTGARRELVEEVGLDATEWHVLVDVAASPGFTDEVVRVFLARGLTEVDRDVQGDEEADLEVHRFGLDEAVRMVLAGDIVNASSVAGLLAAREVLEGRAEPRPADAPFRDKPTRFPARKK
- a CDS encoding DUF2752 domain-containing protein, with protein sequence MKTLRGALWRLRAPLSVLALGGAGAVVLLFADPNQPDNLLPKCPFKWLTGLDCPGCGMTRMAHALLHGDVVAAWNFNAAMLVVGVPFFVWLFARWIRASWTGQPRQIPKLVPGLVIAFALVWGVGRNLAGI
- a CDS encoding NINE protein, which gives rise to MSQPFGPEQQRIGNQQREEAITALNDHFALARLDISEYQDRVNRASNAQSYSELAELFRDLPQPHPPFLAPPSVPFAAVPPPMPTQPYAPPQQQYTGPQPQQYAQPQYAQPPLPGMGYTGVPGAPYGYDPVTGVPYSDKSKIAAGVLQLFLGQFGVGRFYMGDTGIAVAQLLTCGGCGIWALVDGIIILVNGGTDSEGRPLRG
- the ald gene encoding alanine dehydrogenase; this translates as MLVGVPKEIKNHEYRVAITPAGVVELVRRGHEVLVERDAGAGSSFPDHELTAAGARIAATADEVWAQADLVLKVKEPVEPEYHRMRRDQVLFTYLHLAASPACTRAIADAGITAVAYETVQLPDGSLPLLAPMSEIAGRMAAQVGAHCLERAQGGRGVLLGGAPGVAAGKVAVIGAGVAGMNAATMAVGMQAEVVVLDNNVNRLRQIDFTYRGHLQTIASNAYEVEKACRWADLVIGAVLVPGARAPKLVSNELVSRMRSGSVLVDIAIDQGGCFEDSRPTTHDDPTYRVHDSVFYCVANMPGAVPNTSTYALTNVTLPYVIALADKGFERAVAEDPALAKGVNARRGEIVLEGLAW
- a CDS encoding ArsR/SmtB family transcription factor yields the protein MPNLDEPSPQAIDLAAVLHALSDPTRLAVVRQIQSSGERLCGAFEVDVAKSTLSQHLRVLREAGITRTRCRGNQRWVSLRRDDLDLLFPGLLDVVLTAADRRTRSDVPA
- a CDS encoding ParA family protein yields the protein MSTPEHAFAPRADLSLAPHAAPVDDVAQEPVDGIGPTGRTRRHIADPPPLLHHGPAKILAVCNQKGGVGKTTTTINLGAALAEYGRRVLLVDFDPQGALSVGLGVHPHQLETTIYNVIMENDTAVPDVIRKTMVDDMDLLPSNIDLSAAEIQLVSEVGREHTLVRTLRPVIDYYDYVLVDCQPSLGLLTVNALAAADGVLIPLECEFFSLRGVALLIDTIEKVKERLNPKLTITGILATMYDPRTLHSREVMARVVEAFGDIVFDSVINRTVRFPETTVAGEPITRWAPRSSGANAYRALAREVIAR
- a CDS encoding segregation and condensation protein A; protein product: MTEGTPVAEVVDDGKFKVRLTNFEGPFDLLLQLISQHTLDVTEVALHQVTDDFIAHIRAMGSNWDLDETTEFLVIAATLLDLKAARLLPSGDVEDEDDLALLEARDLLFARLLQYRAYKQVAALFAELEQGAFRRYPRSVSLEPRFEGLLPEVMLGVTPDRFALIAAAAFRPKPKRTLSTAHVHQHRVSIRETADELRALLIERGTASFTEIVADCTETMQVVARFLALLELYREKSLAFEQEDPLGPLQVTWVGGTLEEAQAAAPAGDEDEDYA